In Mytilus edulis chromosome 13, xbMytEdul2.2, whole genome shotgun sequence, a single window of DNA contains:
- the LOC139500136 gene encoding profilin-like, with the protein MSWDSYIGNIIARSKDEFGNWYTDKACIIGIDGSLWTTAGHANAIRLTSKEAANIAKCFKAKEFSQFISCGIVAEGRKYIFIKEIDETTVFARLKNYGALTLQCSKTGIVIAHTVEEFRPHITMKAVYATVKYLEASNM; encoded by the coding sequence ATGTCGTGGGACAGTTATATAGGCAACATTATAGCTAGGTCAAAAGATGAGTTTGGTAATTGGTACACCGACAAAGCATGTATTATAGGAATTGATGGTAGTCTCTGGACGACTGCTGGTCATGCAAATGCGATAAGATTAACATCAAAAGAAGCAGCTAATATTGCAAAATGTTTCAAGGCAAAGGAGTTTTCTCAATTCATTTCATGTGGTATTGTTGCTGAGGGTCGTAAATATATCTTCATTAAGGAAATCGATGAGACAACTGTTTTCGCTAGATTGAAAAACTATGGTGCATTGACATTACAATGTTCTAAGACGGGTATAGTGATTGCTCATACTGTAGAAGAATTTCGGCCGCACATTACAATGAAAGCTGTCTATGCTACTGTGAAGTACCTAGAAGCGTCGAATATGTAG